In Agrococcus jenensis, the genomic window TTGATCTTCTTGGGGTCGCCGCCCAGCTCTGCGACGGCCTCGCGCATGGTGGCGAGGTCGACGATGCAGGGCACGCCGGTGAAGTCCTGCATGACGACGCGCGCCGGCGAGAACTGGATCTCGACGCTCGGGTCGGCGTCGGCGTCCCACGAGCCGAGGGCCTGGATCTGCTCGCGCGTGACGTTCGCGCCGTCCTCGGTGCGGAGCAGGTTCTCGAGCAGCACCTTGAGGCTGAACGGCAGCCGCTCGTGGCCTTCCACCGTGTCGATCCGGTACACCGTGTAATCGGTGCCGCCGACCGACAGCGTGTCCTTGCTGCCGAAGCTGTTCGGGTTCGCCATCATGACTCCTCAGGGGTCTCTGGGATGCGCTGACTGCGCCTCGAGTGTATGCCTCGTGCCGGCGTTCCGGTCGGCCTGAGGGCGAGATATCTTGACGTCAAGATATCTTATCGCGCGTCGGCCTCCGCCGCATCTGCGGGCGTGTCCAGCACGGCGCGCACCATGAGCCACGAGACCCAGAGCGCCGCGAGGTAGAGCGGCATCCCCATCGCGAGCTTCGTCGCGGCGAGCAGCTCGACCGCGCCCGGCGTGCCGGCATCGGCCGCGAAGTACATCGGCACCTGGACGACGAGGCGCAGCGCGATGACGGCGAGCCACAGGATGGTCGCCCGCCACGCCACCGCGCGCTTCGCGCTCTGGGTGCGCCACGCGTGGGGCGTGCCCGTGAGCGAGCCCGCGATGACGCCGACGAGCGGGCGGCGCAGCAGCATGCTCACGACGAGCACGGCGATGAGCATGCCGTTGACGGCGAAGCCCCAGAGGAAGTTGTCCTCGCCCTGGCCGGTGAGCAGCGCCACCGCGGCCGAGATGCCGACGCCGATGAGCCCGGCGAACGCGAGCACCGGCTGGCCCTTCTGCAGCACGCGCCAGGCGACGAAGCCCACCGAGACGGCGAGCGGCACGAGCACGGCGAGCCAGACGTCCTTCGTCGTGGCGTAGAGCACGAGGAAGAGGATGCCCGGCAGCAGCGACTCGACGAGGCCGCGGACGCCGCCCATCGCGGCGAGCATGGCGTTCCCGGAGGGGGGCGCGCTCGGGTCGAGGTGCCCGAGCGCCGAGCCGCGGATGGCGGCGCCGACCTGCTCCGAGAACGAGGGCTCCGGCTGGCTCGCAGGGTCGCGCGCCGGCTCGGACGATGCCGGCCGGCCGGGCTCGTCCGCCATCAGACGGTCTTCGGGGCGGAG contains:
- a CDS encoding DUF3159 domain-containing protein, with product MADEPGRPASSEPARDPASQPEPSFSEQVGAAIRGSALGHLDPSAPPSGNAMLAAMGGVRGLVESLLPGILFLVLYATTKDVWLAVLVPLAVSVGFVAWRVLQKGQPVLAFAGLIGVGISAAVALLTGQGEDNFLWGFAVNGMLIAVLVVSMLLRRPLVGVIAGSLTGTPHAWRTQSAKRAVAWRATILWLAVIALRLVVQVPMYFAADAGTPGAVELLAATKLAMGMPLYLAALWVSWLMVRAVLDTPADAAEADAR